In the genome of Entelurus aequoreus isolate RoL-2023_Sb linkage group LG15, RoL_Eaeq_v1.1, whole genome shotgun sequence, one region contains:
- the LOC133630111 gene encoding ATP-binding cassette sub-family F member 2 isoform X1, whose translation MPSDLAKKKAAKKKEAAKARQRTKKPEEGSEESEQPETLTNGAGSTGKEEDADNLVLLASEVFFLLPDIASLTKELDEFELAKTEARAVTGVLASHPNSTDVHISSLSLTFHGQELLADTSLELNSGRRYGLIGLNGTGKSMLLSAIGHREIPIPEHIDIYHLTREMSPSEKTALQCVMEVDEERIMLEKEAERLAHEDSECEKLMELYERLEELDADKAEVRASRILNGLGFSSTMQQKKLKDFSGGWRMRVALARALFIKPFMLLLDEPTNHLDLDACVWLEEELKTFRRILVLISHSQDFLNGVCSNIIHLHQRKLKYYTGNYDQYVKTREELEENQMKRFNWEQDQITHMKNYIARFGHGSAKLARQAQSKEKTLQKMVASGLTEKVVNDKTLSFYFPPCGKIPPPVIMVQNVSFKYSDNTPHIYKNLEFGIDLDTRVALVGPNGAGKSTLLKLLMGELLPTDGMIRKHSHVKIGRYHQHLTEQLELDLSPLEYMMKCFTEIKEKEEMRKIIGRYGLTGKQQVSPIRNLSDGQKCRVCFAWLASQNPHMLFLDEPTNHLDIETIDALAEAINEFDGGVMLVSHDFRLIQQVAQEIWVCEKQTITKWNRDILAYKEHLKSRIEKQQVHDI comes from the exons ATGCCTTCAGATTTAGCCAAAAAGAAGGCAGCCAAGAAGAAGGAAGCTGCCAAGGCCCGACAGCGCACCAAGAAACCGGAGGAGGGGAGTGAGGAGAGCGAACAGCCAGAGACCCTGACCAATGGAGCAGGCAGTACCGGTAAGGAAGAGGATGCCGACAACTTGGTTCTCCTGGCGTCTGAGGTGTTCTTTCTGCTCCCAGATATTGCCAGTTTGACCAAGGAGCTGGACGAGTTTGAACTTGCGAAGACGGAAGCCCGAGCGGTGACCGGCGTCTTGGCCTCGCACCCAAACAGCACCGACGTCCACATCAGCAGCCTGTCTCTGACCTTCCACGGCCAGGAGCTGCTGGCGGACACCAGCCTGGAGCTTAACTCGGGCAGACGCTACGGCCTCATCGGCCTAAACGGCACAG GGAAGTCCATGCTGCTGTCGGCCATAGGGCATCGTGAAATCCCCATTCCAGAGCACATAGATATTTACCACTTGACCCGAGAGATGTCGCCCAGCGAGAAAACGGCCCTGCAGTGCGTCATGGAGGTGGACGAGGAGAGGATCATGTTGGAGAAGGAGGCGGAGCGGCTCGCTCATGAAGACT CGGAGTGTGAGAAGCTGATGGAGCTGTACGAGCGTCTGGAGGAGCTGGATGCCGACAAGGCGGAGGTGCGAGCATCTCGGATCCTCAACGGTTTGGGCTTCAGCTCGACAATGCAGCAGAAGAAACTGAAGGACTTCAGTGGAGGGTGGAGGATGCGTGTCGCGCTCGCTAG AGCTCTCTTCATCAAACCCTTCATGTTGCTGCTGGACGAGCCCACCAACCACTTGGATCTGGATGCCTGCGTGTGGTTGGAGGAGGAGCTTAAAAC GTTTAGACGTATCCTTGTCCTCATCTCGCACTCGCAAGACTTCCTGAACGGCGTGTGCAGCAACATCATCCACCTGCACCAGAGGAAGCTCAAGTACTACACG GGTAACTACGACCAGTACGTGAAGACCAGGGAGGAGTTGGAAGAGAACCAGATGAAGCGCTTCAACTGGGAGCAGGACCAGATTACACACATGAAG AATTACATTGCCAGGTTCGGTCACGGCTCAGCCAAGCTGGCCCGACAAGCTCAGAGCAAAGAAAAGACGCTGCAGAAGATGGTGGCCTCAGGCCTGACTGAAAAAGTTGTGAATGACAAG ACTCTGTCATTTTATTTTCCTCCCTGTGGGAAGATTCCTCCTCCAGTTATCATGGTTCAGAATGTGAGCTTCAAGTACAGTGACAACACG CCGCACATATATAAAAACCTGGAGTTTGGTATTGACTTGGATACACGAGTGGCTCTGGTGGGGCCCAACGGAGCAGGAAAGTCCACCCTGCTGAAACTGCTCATGGGAGAG CTCCTGCCCACCGATGGCATGATCCGCAAACATTCTCACGTCAAGATCGGCAGATATCATCAG CACCTGACAGAGCAACTGGAACTGGACCTTTCACCTCTGGAGTACATGATGAAGTGCTTCACAGAGATCAAGGAGAAAGAGGAGATGAGGAAGATCATCGGTCGCTACGGCCTCACAGGAAAGCAACAG GTCAGTCCAATCAGAAACTTGTCTGACGGCCAAAAGTGTCGCGTGTGCTTCGCCTGGTTGGCCTCGCAGAACCCTCACATGCTCTTCTTGGATGAGCCCACGAATCACTTGGACATCGAGACCATTGATGCGCTCGCGGAAGCCATCAACGAGTTTGACGGTGGCGTGATGCTTGTAAGCCACGACTTCAGGCTCATCCAGCAG GTGGCACAGGAGATCTGGGTGTGTGAAAAGCAGACCATCACAAAGTGGAACAGGGACATCCTGGCATACAAGGAGCACTTGAAATCGAGGATTGAAAAGCAGCAAGTGCATGACATTTAA
- the LOC133630111 gene encoding ATP-binding cassette sub-family F member 2 isoform X2, with product MPSDLAKKKAAKKKEAAKARQRTKKPEEGSEESEQPETLTNGAGSTDIASLTKELDEFELAKTEARAVTGVLASHPNSTDVHISSLSLTFHGQELLADTSLELNSGRRYGLIGLNGTGKSMLLSAIGHREIPIPEHIDIYHLTREMSPSEKTALQCVMEVDEERIMLEKEAERLAHEDSECEKLMELYERLEELDADKAEVRASRILNGLGFSSTMQQKKLKDFSGGWRMRVALARALFIKPFMLLLDEPTNHLDLDACVWLEEELKTFRRILVLISHSQDFLNGVCSNIIHLHQRKLKYYTGNYDQYVKTREELEENQMKRFNWEQDQITHMKNYIARFGHGSAKLARQAQSKEKTLQKMVASGLTEKVVNDKTLSFYFPPCGKIPPPVIMVQNVSFKYSDNTPHIYKNLEFGIDLDTRVALVGPNGAGKSTLLKLLMGELLPTDGMIRKHSHVKIGRYHQHLTEQLELDLSPLEYMMKCFTEIKEKEEMRKIIGRYGLTGKQQVSPIRNLSDGQKCRVCFAWLASQNPHMLFLDEPTNHLDIETIDALAEAINEFDGGVMLVSHDFRLIQQVAQEIWVCEKQTITKWNRDILAYKEHLKSRIEKQQVHDI from the exons ATGCCTTCAGATTTAGCCAAAAAGAAGGCAGCCAAGAAGAAGGAAGCTGCCAAGGCCCGACAGCGCACCAAGAAACCGGAGGAGGGGAGTGAGGAGAGCGAACAGCCAGAGACCCTGACCAATGGAGCAGGCAGTACCG ATATTGCCAGTTTGACCAAGGAGCTGGACGAGTTTGAACTTGCGAAGACGGAAGCCCGAGCGGTGACCGGCGTCTTGGCCTCGCACCCAAACAGCACCGACGTCCACATCAGCAGCCTGTCTCTGACCTTCCACGGCCAGGAGCTGCTGGCGGACACCAGCCTGGAGCTTAACTCGGGCAGACGCTACGGCCTCATCGGCCTAAACGGCACAG GGAAGTCCATGCTGCTGTCGGCCATAGGGCATCGTGAAATCCCCATTCCAGAGCACATAGATATTTACCACTTGACCCGAGAGATGTCGCCCAGCGAGAAAACGGCCCTGCAGTGCGTCATGGAGGTGGACGAGGAGAGGATCATGTTGGAGAAGGAGGCGGAGCGGCTCGCTCATGAAGACT CGGAGTGTGAGAAGCTGATGGAGCTGTACGAGCGTCTGGAGGAGCTGGATGCCGACAAGGCGGAGGTGCGAGCATCTCGGATCCTCAACGGTTTGGGCTTCAGCTCGACAATGCAGCAGAAGAAACTGAAGGACTTCAGTGGAGGGTGGAGGATGCGTGTCGCGCTCGCTAG AGCTCTCTTCATCAAACCCTTCATGTTGCTGCTGGACGAGCCCACCAACCACTTGGATCTGGATGCCTGCGTGTGGTTGGAGGAGGAGCTTAAAAC GTTTAGACGTATCCTTGTCCTCATCTCGCACTCGCAAGACTTCCTGAACGGCGTGTGCAGCAACATCATCCACCTGCACCAGAGGAAGCTCAAGTACTACACG GGTAACTACGACCAGTACGTGAAGACCAGGGAGGAGTTGGAAGAGAACCAGATGAAGCGCTTCAACTGGGAGCAGGACCAGATTACACACATGAAG AATTACATTGCCAGGTTCGGTCACGGCTCAGCCAAGCTGGCCCGACAAGCTCAGAGCAAAGAAAAGACGCTGCAGAAGATGGTGGCCTCAGGCCTGACTGAAAAAGTTGTGAATGACAAG ACTCTGTCATTTTATTTTCCTCCCTGTGGGAAGATTCCTCCTCCAGTTATCATGGTTCAGAATGTGAGCTTCAAGTACAGTGACAACACG CCGCACATATATAAAAACCTGGAGTTTGGTATTGACTTGGATACACGAGTGGCTCTGGTGGGGCCCAACGGAGCAGGAAAGTCCACCCTGCTGAAACTGCTCATGGGAGAG CTCCTGCCCACCGATGGCATGATCCGCAAACATTCTCACGTCAAGATCGGCAGATATCATCAG CACCTGACAGAGCAACTGGAACTGGACCTTTCACCTCTGGAGTACATGATGAAGTGCTTCACAGAGATCAAGGAGAAAGAGGAGATGAGGAAGATCATCGGTCGCTACGGCCTCACAGGAAAGCAACAG GTCAGTCCAATCAGAAACTTGTCTGACGGCCAAAAGTGTCGCGTGTGCTTCGCCTGGTTGGCCTCGCAGAACCCTCACATGCTCTTCTTGGATGAGCCCACGAATCACTTGGACATCGAGACCATTGATGCGCTCGCGGAAGCCATCAACGAGTTTGACGGTGGCGTGATGCTTGTAAGCCACGACTTCAGGCTCATCCAGCAG GTGGCACAGGAGATCTGGGTGTGTGAAAAGCAGACCATCACAAAGTGGAACAGGGACATCCTGGCATACAAGGAGCACTTGAAATCGAGGATTGAAAAGCAGCAAGTGCATGACATTTAA